In the Arachis ipaensis cultivar K30076 chromosome B10, Araip1.1, whole genome shotgun sequence genome, one interval contains:
- the LOC107624535 gene encoding UDP-glycosyltransferase 76F1-like, whose amino-acid sequence MEKVTGKGHRLLLMPSPFQGHITPLLHLGDILYSKGFSITIIHTSFNSPDPSTHPHFTFLPIHESLSESEASSMDSLHLVDLINVRIVQPLKECLDKLMRSKEETVSCFIADAVLHSTQSVCDGFKLRRLVLRTGGATSFVVFASIPLLRENGYFPVQESRLDEPVVELPPLKVKDLPWFETRDPELFYNLTSTIFYSLKASSGVIWNTFEELESSTISKFGQKFSIPIYPIGPFHKHHFPKPSSSFSLWTPDTSCISWLDTKEPKSVVYVSFGSIASITEAEFLELAWGLAHSNHPFLWVVRPGLVRGSEWLELLPDGFMESLGGRGCIVKWAPQEKVLGHEAIGAFWTHCGWNSTLESVCEGVPMICMPCFGDQKVNAKYVSDVWKVGVRLEGKVERVEIERVIKRIMSGDEGKEVRENVLNLKEKANLCLEEGGSSYNYLDALVNAM is encoded by the exons ATGGAGAAAGTAACAGGAAAAGGCCATAGATTACTACTCATGCCATCACCATTCCAAGGACACATAACACCATTGCTGCACCTTGGAGACATATTGTATTCAAAGGGCTTCTCCATAACCATCATCCACACAAGTTTCAATTCCCCTGACCCTTCCACACACCCTCACTTCACCTTCCTTCCCATCCATGAATCCTTGTCTGAATCCGAAGCTTCGTCCATGGACTCTTTGCATCTCGTTGACCTCATCAACGTTAGAATCGTACAACCTTTGAAGGAATGTTTGGATAAGTTGATGCGGTCAAAGGAGGAGACTGTTTCTTGTTTCATTGCTGATGCTGTTTTGCATTCAACTCAATCTGTTTGTGATGGATTCAAGCTTCGGAGACTCGTTTTGAGGACCGGTGGCGCCACCTCCTTCGTTGTTTTTGCTTCAATCCCTCTTCTTAGAGAGAACGGTTATTTCCCAGTTCAAG AATCTCGTTTAGATGAGCCTGTTGTGGAACTTCCACCACTCAAAGTGAAAGACCTTCCATGGTTCGAGACACGTGACCCTGAATTGTTCTACAATCTAACTAGTACCATTTTTTATTCATTGAAGGCTTCTTCAGGGGTGATTTGGAACACATTTGAAGAGTTAGAATCATCAACAATATCAAAATTTGGCCAAAAATTTAGCATACCAATATACCCTATAGGCCCTTTCCACAAGCACCACTTCCCAAAACCCTCATCTTCTTTTAGCTTATGGACTCCAGACACAAGCTGCATTTCTTGGCTAGACACAAAAGAACCCAAAAGTGTTGTTTATGTGAGCTTTGGTAGCATCGCATCGATAACTGAGGCCGAGTTTTTGGAGTTAGCTTGGGGTTTAGCCCATAGTAACCACCCGTTCCTATGGGTGGTTCGGCCAGGCCTGGTCCGGGGATCAGAGTGGCTCGAACTATTGCCGGACGGGTTCATGGAGAGTTTGGGTGGGAGAGGGTGCATTGTGAAATGGGCTCCTCAAGAAAAAGTTTTAGGTCATGAGGCAATTGGTGCATTTTGGACTCATTGTGGTTGGAACTCAACTTTGGAGAGTGTTTGTGAAGGAGTTCCTATGATTTGTATGCCTTGTTTTGGTGATCAAAAGGTGAATGCTAAATATGTGAGTGATGTTTGGAAGGTTGGAGTAAGATTGGAAGGGAAGGTTGAGAGGGTTGAGATAGAGAGAGTTATTAAGAGAATAATGAGTGGGGATGAAGGAAAGGAGGTTAGAGAAAATGTCTTGAATTTGAAAGAGAAGGCAAATTTGTGTTTGGAAGAAGGTGGTTCCTCCTATAATTACCTTGATGCCTTGGTTAATGCTATGTAA